The Myxococcaceae bacterium JPH2 genome has a window encoding:
- a CDS encoding serine/threonine protein kinase, with amino-acid sequence MDSSSFKSVEVPSRRFGRYVLRARLGGGGMAEVFLADAQNARGEPFSVALKLMRKNVSPEAFADEADLMGLLQHPNLVQRLEIGEAFGRPFIAMEFLVGGDLGGLLRALQRQSRPLPRAMAVHVAIEVLRGLAYFHLARTRSGRPLELVHGDINPANVFFSAEGEVKLGDFGVAKAHGVEAVGPADGVAAGKLHYLSPEQTRGERLTPASDVFAVGIMLHELIIGANPFRQPGESDPETVMAAIRAARFTAPDWLDKPMAAILRKALAPDLGGRYRSAGELAGALFTWALDTDQSPSRLDVRHWLMAVLGLIG; translated from the coding sequence GTGGATTCCAGCTCCTTCAAGTCCGTGGAGGTGCCCTCGCGTCGGTTTGGCCGCTACGTGCTGCGGGCGCGGCTGGGTGGCGGCGGCATGGCGGAGGTGTTCCTGGCGGACGCGCAGAACGCCCGGGGTGAGCCCTTCAGCGTGGCGCTCAAGCTGATGCGCAAGAACGTGTCGCCCGAGGCGTTCGCGGACGAAGCGGACCTGATGGGCCTGTTGCAGCACCCCAACCTGGTGCAGCGCCTGGAGATAGGCGAGGCCTTTGGTCGGCCGTTCATCGCCATGGAGTTCCTGGTGGGAGGCGACCTGGGCGGGCTGCTGCGCGCGCTCCAGCGCCAGAGCCGCCCCCTGCCCCGGGCCATGGCGGTGCACGTCGCCATCGAGGTGCTGCGCGGGCTGGCCTACTTCCACCTGGCGCGCACGCGCAGCGGCCGGCCCCTGGAGCTGGTGCACGGCGACATCAACCCCGCCAACGTCTTCTTCTCCGCCGAGGGCGAGGTGAAGCTGGGCGACTTCGGCGTGGCGAAGGCGCACGGCGTGGAGGCGGTCGGCCCGGCGGACGGCGTCGCCGCGGGCAAGCTGCACTACCTCTCGCCCGAGCAGACGCGCGGCGAGCGCCTCACGCCCGCCTCGGACGTCTTCGCCGTGGGCATCATGCTCCACGAGCTGATCATCGGCGCCAACCCCTTCCGCCAGCCGGGAGAGAGCGACCCCGAGACAGTGATGGCCGCCATCCGCGCCGCGCGCTTCACCGCGCCGGACTGGCTGGACAAGCCCATGGCCGCCATCCTCCGCAAGGCGCTCGCGCCGGACCTCGGCGGTCGCTACCGCTCGGCGGGAGAGCTGGCCGGAGCCCTCTTCACCTGGGCCCTGGACACTGACCAGAGTCCCTCGCGGCTCGACGTGCGCCACTGGCTCATGGCCGTGCTGGGACTCATCGGCTGA
- the glmS gene encoding glutamine--fructose-6-phosphate transaminase (isomerizing): MCGIVGYVGDKESAPILVSGLKKLEYRGYDSAGVAVVSGKQLNVVRATGKLKNLESRVGQDLPQGTTGIGHTRWATHGRPSDENAHPHTYKNVAVVHNGIIENHLALKEQLRARGHVFSSETDTEVFAHLISEAQEQGKDLPDAVRAAIAQVKGTYALAVVSSADPNRLVCTKNASPMVLGLGEGQNFVASDVPAVLEHTRDFVYMEEGDLAIVSATGVEIFNRQGQKANRSTKRIDWTPMMAEKGGHKHFMHKEIWEQPRAIADTLRGRMLLTEGDVHFEGWNLTPEKVRSLTKVTILACGTSWHSGVAGKHMIESLARLPVEVELASEFRYRDPIVDSTHLAIAISQSGETADTLAAFKEAKGLGATAMAICNVMGSAMTREADISVLTNAGPEIGVASTKAFTTQLVMLYMLAVKLGRLRNTLTVKAAQEHLTHLAEIPKMVEDVLKCEPAVKKVAREFMNAQDFLFLGRGPMHPVALEGALKLKEISYIHAEGYAGGEMKHGPIALIDEKMPVVVIAPKLPHVAYEKIIGNIEEVRARGGKVIAIIDEDDAQVGTLADHVIRIPPASALLAPVVATIPLQLLAYHVAEMRGNDVDQPRNLAKSVTVE, translated from the coding sequence ATGTGCGGGATCGTTGGATACGTCGGTGACAAGGAGTCGGCCCCCATCCTCGTTTCGGGTCTGAAGAAGCTCGAATATCGCGGGTATGACTCGGCGGGCGTGGCGGTGGTGAGCGGCAAGCAGCTCAACGTCGTCCGGGCCACGGGCAAGCTGAAGAACCTGGAGAGTCGCGTCGGGCAGGACCTGCCCCAAGGCACGACGGGCATTGGTCACACCCGGTGGGCGACGCACGGGCGTCCCTCCGACGAGAACGCGCATCCGCACACGTACAAGAACGTGGCGGTCGTTCACAACGGCATCATCGAGAACCACCTGGCGCTCAAGGAGCAGCTGCGGGCGCGCGGGCACGTCTTCTCCTCGGAGACGGACACGGAGGTGTTCGCGCACCTCATCTCCGAGGCGCAGGAGCAGGGCAAGGACCTGCCGGACGCGGTGCGCGCGGCCATCGCGCAGGTGAAGGGCACGTACGCGCTGGCGGTGGTGTCCTCGGCGGATCCGAACCGGCTGGTGTGCACGAAGAACGCGTCGCCCATGGTGCTGGGGCTGGGCGAGGGGCAGAACTTCGTCGCCAGCGACGTGCCGGCGGTGCTCGAGCACACCCGCGACTTCGTCTACATGGAGGAGGGCGACCTGGCCATCGTCTCCGCCACGGGCGTGGAGATCTTCAATCGCCAGGGCCAGAAGGCGAACCGCTCCACCAAGCGCATCGACTGGACGCCGATGATGGCGGAGAAGGGCGGCCACAAGCACTTCATGCACAAGGAGATCTGGGAGCAGCCCCGCGCCATCGCGGACACGCTGCGCGGCCGGATGCTCCTGACCGAGGGCGACGTCCACTTCGAGGGCTGGAACCTGACCCCCGAGAAGGTCCGCTCGCTCACCAAGGTGACCATCCTGGCGTGCGGCACGTCCTGGCACTCGGGCGTCGCGGGCAAGCACATGATCGAGTCGCTGGCGCGCCTGCCGGTGGAGGTGGAGCTGGCCAGTGAGTTCCGCTACCGCGACCCCATCGTGGACAGCACGCACCTGGCCATCGCCATCAGCCAGTCCGGCGAGACGGCGGACACGCTGGCGGCCTTCAAGGAGGCCAAGGGTCTGGGCGCCACCGCGATGGCCATCTGCAACGTGATGGGCAGCGCGATGACCCGCGAGGCGGACATCTCCGTGCTCACCAACGCGGGCCCGGAGATTGGCGTCGCCTCCACCAAGGCCTTCACCACGCAGCTGGTGATGCTCTACATGCTGGCCGTCAAGCTGGGCCGGCTGCGCAACACCCTCACGGTGAAGGCCGCGCAGGAGCACCTGACGCACCTGGCTGAGATTCCGAAGATGGTCGAGGACGTTCTCAAGTGCGAGCCCGCGGTGAAGAAGGTCGCGCGTGAGTTCATGAACGCCCAGGACTTCCTCTTCCTCGGCCGCGGCCCCATGCACCCGGTGGCGCTCGAGGGCGCGCTCAAGCTCAAGGAGATCTCGTACATCCACGCCGAGGGCTACGCGGGCGGCGAGATGAAGCACGGCCCCATCGCGCTCATCGACGAGAAGATGCCCGTGGTCGTCATCGCGCCCAAGCTGCCGCATGTGGCGTACGAGAAGATCATCGGCAACATCGAGGAAGTGCGCGCGCGCGGCGGCAAGGTCATCGCCATCATCGACGAGGATGACGCGCAGGTGGGCACGCTCGCCGACCACGTCATCCGGATCCCCCCGGCCAGCGCGCTGCTCGCGCCGGTGGTGGCCACCATCCCGCTCCAGCTGCTCGCGTACCACGTGGCGGAGATGCGCGGGAACGACGTGGACCAGCCGCGCAACCTCGCCAAGAGCGTGACGGTGGAGTAG
- the glmU gene encoding bifunctional UDP-N-acetylglucosamine diphosphorylase/glucosamine-1-phosphate N-acetyltransferase GlmU, whose amino-acid sequence MTALAAVVLCAGKGTRMKSEKAKVLHPILGLPLCAYPLKRALDLGASPVVPVVGHQAAEVEKSIRAHFPDAPLRFALQKEQRGTADAVKSAQGAMTGHSGRVLILYGDVPLLRRETLEALLAAHDRAGGVLAMVSTTLEDPTGYGRVIREGGKVARIVEHKDCTPEQRRVRECNAGIYSVDADFLWTALADIQPVNAQGEYYLTDLVEMAAKRGPVGTVDVDATETAGVNDRVELAARARVLQQRINEQHMRAGVMLMDPASTFIEEGVRIGPDTELGPQVTLAAGTVVGRDVTIGQGCVVTASQVADGTTLKPYSVLEEAVVGGRCIIGPFARLRPGTELAEDVHLGNFVETKKARIGRGSKANHLAYLGDANIGSGCNVGAGTITCNYDGVNKHLTELGDGVFIGSDSQLVAPVKVGDGAYVGAGTTVTKNVPPGSLAVSRAPQVVKEGWVAAKKARQSKSAKPGGETPPTAKTG is encoded by the coding sequence ATGACAGCTCTGGCGGCGGTGGTGTTGTGCGCGGGCAAGGGCACCCGGATGAAGTCGGAGAAGGCGAAGGTCCTTCATCCCATCCTGGGCCTGCCCCTCTGTGCTTATCCGTTGAAGCGTGCCCTGGACCTGGGGGCGTCCCCCGTGGTGCCGGTGGTCGGGCATCAGGCGGCCGAGGTGGAGAAGTCCATCCGCGCCCACTTCCCGGACGCGCCCCTGCGCTTCGCGCTCCAGAAGGAGCAGCGGGGCACGGCGGACGCCGTCAAGTCGGCGCAGGGCGCGATGACGGGCCACTCCGGCCGCGTCCTCATCCTCTACGGGGACGTGCCGCTGTTGCGGCGCGAGACGCTGGAGGCGCTGCTCGCCGCGCATGACCGCGCGGGGGGCGTGCTGGCCATGGTGTCCACCACGCTGGAGGACCCCACGGGCTACGGCCGGGTCATCCGCGAGGGCGGCAAGGTCGCGCGCATCGTGGAGCACAAGGACTGCACCCCGGAGCAGCGGCGGGTGCGCGAGTGCAACGCGGGCATCTACTCGGTGGACGCGGACTTCCTGTGGACCGCGCTGGCGGACATCCAGCCGGTGAACGCACAGGGTGAGTACTACCTCACGGACCTGGTGGAGATGGCCGCCAAGCGCGGTCCGGTGGGCACCGTGGACGTGGATGCCACCGAGACCGCGGGCGTCAACGACCGCGTGGAGCTGGCGGCTCGGGCCCGCGTGCTCCAGCAGCGCATCAACGAGCAGCACATGCGCGCGGGCGTGATGCTGATGGACCCCGCCTCGACGTTCATCGAGGAGGGCGTGCGCATCGGGCCGGACACGGAGCTGGGGCCGCAAGTCACGCTCGCCGCGGGCACCGTGGTGGGGCGCGACGTCACCATCGGGCAGGGCTGCGTGGTGACGGCTTCCCAGGTGGCGGATGGCACGACGCTCAAGCCCTACTCGGTGCTCGAGGAGGCGGTGGTGGGCGGCCGGTGCATCATCGGCCCGTTCGCTCGCCTGCGTCCGGGCACGGAGCTGGCCGAGGACGTGCATCTGGGCAACTTCGTGGAGACGAAGAAGGCGCGCATCGGGCGGGGCTCCAAGGCCAACCACCTGGCGTACCTGGGCGATGCGAACATCGGCTCGGGGTGCAACGTCGGGGCGGGCACCATCACCTGCAACTATGACGGCGTGAACAAGCACCTCACCGAGCTGGGGGACGGCGTGTTCATCGGCTCGGACAGCCAGCTGGTCGCGCCGGTGAAAGTGGGCGACGGGGCCTACGTGGGGGCGGGCACCACCGTGACGAAAAATGTGCCGCCGGGGAGCCTCGCTGTGTCACGCGCGCCGCAGGTCGTGAAGGAAGGCTGGGTGGCGGCCAAGAAGGCGCGACAGTCCAAGTCCGCGAAGCCAGGAGGGGAGACCCCTCCGACGGCGAAGACGGGCTGA
- the ggt gene encoding gamma-glutamyltransferase has translation MRHERVGRGSGTWARGLALAVVLVSAAAWAARPYRGGAVATAYPPASAAALQMLERGGNAVDAAVAAAFVAAVVGPYHSGVGGGGFALVHDAKSGQTRALDFREVAPKGASRDMYVKDGRLVPGLSTDGALSVAVPGAVAGYLELLATHGKLKPSVVLAPAIQLAREGFWVTPKYQQMATGRLQCLRKDPEAARIFLAPNAKGELDVPPIGYLVKQPDLARTLTQLTKTGAKAFYTGPVAQALVKTVKDAGGVLTAEDLAGYQTRQATPLEGAYRGHRVLTMPPPSAGGLAVLQVLGMMEQLRPQGVPYRDADSLHLYAEAVRRAYVDRAKYLGDPAFVEVPLARLVSPGHIADLAGSIDPKKATPSASLLPPVAGAATSTLPSQDAGRMTPEPERKNTTHISIVDKDGNAVAMTTTVNYSFGSCLVAKGTGVLLNDEMDDFAAQPGVPNAYGLVTGEPNAIQPGKVPLSSMSPTLVFAKDDPKRVLLAVGSPGGSTIPTTVIQVIGNVVDQGMDVTRAVAAGRLHHQYLPDELWVDKWGVEPATLSALEAKGHRIRRVDAWGDAEAVYSDPRTNLRYPASDPRNEGAALGQD, from the coding sequence GTGAGGCACGAGCGCGTAGGACGTGGAAGCGGGACCTGGGCGCGGGGACTGGCACTGGCGGTGGTGCTGGTGTCCGCCGCGGCCTGGGCGGCACGGCCCTATCGCGGAGGCGCGGTGGCCACGGCCTATCCCCCCGCGAGCGCCGCCGCCCTGCAGATGCTGGAGCGCGGCGGCAACGCGGTGGACGCGGCGGTGGCGGCGGCCTTCGTGGCGGCCGTGGTGGGGCCCTATCACTCGGGCGTGGGCGGCGGCGGCTTCGCGCTCGTGCACGACGCCAAGTCCGGCCAGACGCGGGCGCTCGACTTCCGCGAGGTGGCGCCCAAGGGGGCCTCTCGCGACATGTACGTGAAGGACGGGCGGCTCGTGCCGGGCCTCTCCACGGATGGGGCGCTGAGCGTGGCCGTCCCCGGCGCGGTGGCGGGCTACCTGGAGCTGCTGGCGACGCACGGCAAGCTGAAGCCCTCCGTGGTGCTCGCGCCCGCCATCCAGCTGGCGCGCGAGGGCTTCTGGGTGACGCCCAAGTACCAGCAGATGGCCACGGGCCGGCTCCAGTGCCTGCGCAAGGACCCCGAGGCCGCGCGCATCTTCCTCGCGCCCAACGCGAAGGGGGAGCTGGACGTGCCGCCCATCGGCTACCTCGTGAAGCAGCCGGACCTGGCGCGCACGCTGACGCAGCTGACCAAGACGGGCGCGAAGGCGTTCTACACAGGCCCGGTGGCGCAGGCCCTGGTGAAGACGGTGAAGGACGCGGGCGGCGTGCTCACGGCGGAGGACCTCGCCGGATATCAGACGCGCCAGGCCACGCCGCTGGAGGGCGCGTACCGAGGCCACCGCGTGCTCACCATGCCGCCGCCCAGCGCGGGCGGACTGGCCGTGCTCCAGGTGCTGGGAATGATGGAGCAGCTGCGGCCCCAGGGCGTCCCCTACCGAGACGCGGACTCGCTGCACCTCTACGCCGAGGCCGTGCGCCGCGCGTACGTGGACCGCGCCAAGTACCTGGGTGACCCGGCCTTCGTGGAGGTGCCCCTGGCGCGGCTCGTGTCGCCGGGACACATCGCGGACCTCGCGGGGAGCATCGACCCGAAGAAGGCCACGCCGAGCGCATCGCTCCTGCCTCCCGTGGCGGGCGCCGCCACCTCCACCCTCCCCTCCCAGGACGCCGGCCGCATGACGCCCGAGCCCGAGCGGAAGAACACCACGCACATCTCCATCGTGGACAAGGACGGCAACGCCGTGGCGATGACGACCACCGTCAACTACAGCTTCGGCTCGTGCCTGGTGGCCAAGGGCACCGGCGTGCTGCTCAACGACGAGATGGACGACTTCGCCGCTCAGCCCGGCGTGCCCAACGCCTACGGCCTGGTGACGGGCGAGCCCAACGCCATCCAGCCCGGCAAGGTGCCCCTGTCCTCCATGTCCCCCACGCTGGTGTTCGCCAAGGACGACCCGAAGCGCGTCCTGCTCGCGGTGGGCAGCCCGGGTGGCTCCACCATCCCCACCACCGTCATCCAGGTCATCGGCAACGTCGTGGACCAGGGCATGGACGTGACGCGCGCGGTGGCCGCCGGCCGGCTCCATCACCAGTACCTTCCGGACGAGCTGTGGGTGGACAAGTGGGGCGTGGAGCCCGCGACGCTGTCCGCGCTGGAGGCCAAGGGCCACCGCATCCGCCGCGTGGACGCCTGGGGTGACGCCGAGGCGGTCTACAGCGACCCCCGCACGAACCTGCGCTACCCCGCGAGCGATCCCCGCAACGAGGGCGCGGCGCTGGGGCAGGATTGA
- a CDS encoding TatD family hydrolase, with translation MPEPLPLFDAHLHPEGLSDQDLESMRFFGVERALVVAHHFPEPTPKALREHFDHIVERQLPRLERLGIRAYAALGVHPRCIPRRGLSEVLGHLPDYFQGGRVVALGETGLHSGGEEEEEAFLEQLALARRLKLRVLVHTPTQDKERTTRRILTLLRQSGVLASRVLVDHANARTVRTILEVGHWAGLTLHPDELRAERAVSVVRRLGSERLVLNSDAGDGAGDILGLARVANLLAKARLSERIVRRVARENAERFLQVHD, from the coding sequence GTGCCCGAGCCCCTGCCGCTCTTCGATGCGCACCTGCACCCCGAGGGCCTGAGCGATCAGGACCTGGAGTCGATGCGCTTCTTCGGCGTGGAGCGGGCGCTCGTCGTGGCCCACCACTTCCCGGAGCCCACGCCCAAGGCGCTCCGCGAGCACTTCGACCACATCGTCGAGCGGCAGCTCCCCCGACTGGAGCGCCTGGGCATCCGCGCCTACGCGGCGCTCGGCGTCCACCCGCGCTGCATCCCTCGGCGCGGCCTGTCCGAGGTGCTCGGGCACCTGCCGGATTACTTCCAAGGCGGGCGCGTGGTGGCGCTGGGCGAGACGGGCCTGCACAGCGGAGGCGAGGAGGAGGAGGAAGCCTTCCTCGAGCAGCTCGCGCTGGCGCGGCGCCTCAAGCTGCGCGTGCTCGTGCACACCCCCACCCAGGACAAGGAGCGCACCACGCGCCGCATCCTCACGTTGCTGCGCCAGTCCGGCGTGCTGGCGTCCCGGGTGCTGGTGGACCACGCCAACGCGCGCACCGTGCGCACCATCCTCGAGGTGGGACACTGGGCGGGCCTGACGCTGCACCCCGATGAGCTTCGCGCCGAGCGCGCGGTGTCCGTCGTGCGGCGGCTGGGCAGCGAGCGTCTGGTGTTGAACTCCGACGCGGGCGATGGCGCGGGGGACATCCTCGGGCTGGCGCGCGTGGCGAACCTGCTCGCCAAGGCCCGGCTCTCCGAGCGCATCGTCCGCCGTGTCGCGCGGGAGAACGCCGAGCGCTTCCTCCAAGTCCACGACTGA
- a CDS encoding Zn-dependent oligopeptidase translates to MRFTLAAVTASALVACTHAPTASLPSPTRAPVPNAGRTLSERPAAFLAGCQQDIQRARALLTQLQRQPTPREPLATLTTYDDALTLLNDAVTRATIGTNVHPDAAFRKAATECEQRAERELTDLSLDRSMHDVLASLDMSGQDEGARRWVALQLKDFRRSGVDRDEDTRQAVRVLQAALVRWGQEFVQHIREDTRTVLLSPEELDGLPEDYVRAHPPGPDGRVRVTTESADTIPVLTYSRSARAREAVWRAGLQRGYPTNVDTLKRLLTARHELATTLGYPHWAAYSTEPMMMRTPEAVADFIDRLAASTQEQARADAAALLAVKRLDTPEATRVDPWDERYLNDQVRARRYDFDSRTLLPYFEYTRVKQGVLELTSRLFGLSYRRVPDAPVWHPDVEAYDVYEGTERLGRFYLDMRERPDKYPGSAEWDMAAGRAGRSLPEAVLTFNFARAGSEPTLLRLGEVKAFLHEFGHLLHHVLGNHSRWAGLSSTYTERDFVEAPSQLLEEWLWRPESLRTFARHYQTGEPIPLPLIERMNQATGFGKGLWVRTQLFCTAFSLRLHERDPRDLDVVALEKQMQEKYTPFAYAEGTYFHLSFEHLEGYGATYYTYLWSLLLAKDLFTPFEQEGLMNPATALRYRRTVLAPGATRDAAALLHDFLGRDANDTAFLRWLDNG, encoded by the coding sequence ATGCGCTTCACCCTCGCCGCCGTCACGGCCTCCGCGCTCGTGGCCTGCACTCACGCCCCGACGGCGTCTCTCCCGAGCCCGACGCGGGCCCCCGTCCCGAACGCGGGACGCACGCTCTCCGAGCGCCCGGCCGCCTTCCTGGCGGGCTGCCAGCAAGACATCCAGCGCGCACGCGCCCTGCTCACGCAGCTCCAACGCCAGCCCACACCGCGCGAGCCGCTCGCCACGCTGACGACGTACGACGACGCGCTGACCCTGCTCAACGACGCCGTCACGCGCGCGACCATCGGAACCAACGTCCACCCCGACGCGGCCTTTCGAAAGGCCGCCACCGAGTGTGAGCAGCGAGCGGAGCGGGAACTCACGGACCTGTCGCTCGACCGAAGCATGCATGACGTCCTCGCCTCGCTCGACATGTCGGGACAGGACGAGGGCGCGCGCCGCTGGGTCGCGCTGCAACTGAAGGACTTCCGCCGCTCGGGCGTGGACCGTGACGAGGACACGCGACAGGCGGTCCGCGTGCTTCAAGCGGCGCTGGTGCGCTGGGGGCAGGAGTTCGTCCAGCACATCCGCGAGGACACCCGCACGGTGCTGCTGTCGCCCGAGGAGTTGGACGGACTGCCCGAGGACTATGTGCGCGCGCATCCCCCGGGCCCGGACGGCCGCGTGCGCGTCACCACCGAGTCCGCGGACACCATCCCCGTGCTCACCTATTCGCGCAGCGCCCGAGCACGCGAGGCCGTGTGGCGCGCGGGCCTCCAGCGCGGCTATCCGACCAACGTGGACACGCTGAAGCGGCTGCTCACCGCGCGCCACGAGCTGGCCACCACGCTGGGCTACCCCCACTGGGCCGCGTACTCCACCGAGCCGATGATGATGCGCACGCCCGAGGCCGTGGCGGACTTCATCGACCGGCTCGCGGCGTCCACGCAGGAGCAGGCCCGCGCGGACGCCGCCGCGCTGCTGGCGGTCAAGCGACTCGACACGCCCGAGGCCACGCGCGTGGACCCATGGGATGAGCGCTACCTGAACGACCAGGTCCGCGCGCGGCGGTACGACTTCGACTCGCGCACCCTGCTGCCCTACTTCGAGTACACGCGCGTGAAGCAGGGCGTGTTGGAGCTCACCTCGCGACTGTTCGGCCTGTCGTACCGCCGCGTGCCAGACGCACCCGTGTGGCACCCAGACGTCGAGGCCTACGACGTGTACGAAGGCACCGAGCGCCTGGGCCGCTTCTACCTGGACATGCGCGAGCGGCCGGACAAGTACCCGGGCTCGGCGGAGTGGGACATGGCGGCGGGGCGTGCGGGCCGCTCGCTGCCCGAGGCCGTGCTGACCTTCAACTTCGCGCGGGCTGGCAGCGAGCCCACCTTGCTGCGGCTCGGAGAGGTGAAGGCCTTCCTCCACGAGTTCGGCCACCTCCTCCATCACGTCCTGGGCAATCACTCGCGCTGGGCCGGCCTCTCCAGCACGTACACCGAACGCGACTTCGTGGAGGCGCCCTCCCAGCTCCTGGAGGAGTGGCTCTGGCGCCCCGAGTCGCTGCGCACGTTCGCGCGCCACTACCAGACGGGCGAGCCCATCCCCCTCCCGCTCATCGAGCGGATGAACCAGGCCACCGGCTTCGGCAAGGGGCTCTGGGTGCGCACGCAGCTGTTCTGCACGGCCTTCAGCTTGCGGCTGCATGAGCGAGATCCGCGCGACCTGGACGTCGTCGCCCTGGAGAAGCAGATGCAGGAGAAGTACACGCCCTTCGCCTACGCCGAGGGGACGTACTTCCACCTGTCCTTCGAGCACCTCGAGGGTTACGGCGCCACCTACTACACGTACCTGTGGTCACTGCTGCTCGCGAAGGACCTCTTCA